One Lepus europaeus isolate LE1 chromosome 7, mLepTim1.pri, whole genome shotgun sequence DNA segment encodes these proteins:
- the DPP3 gene encoding dipeptidyl peptidase 3: MADTQYILPNDIGVSSLDCREAFRLLSPTERLYAHHLSRAAWYGGLAVLLQTSPEAPYIYALLSRLFRAQDPDQLLQHALAEGLTEEEYQAFLVYAAGVFSNMGNYKSFGDTKFVPNLPKEKLERVILGSEAAQQRPEEVRGLWQTCGELMFSLEPRLRHLGLGKEGITTYFSGDCTMEDAKLAQDFLDSQNLSAYNTRLFKEVDEEGKPCYEVRLASVLSTEPSPDSEVTSKLKSYEFRGSRFQVTRGDYSPLLQKVVEHLEKAKAYAANSHQEQMLAQYVESFTQGSIEAHKRGSRFWIQDKGPIVESYIGFIESYRDPFGSRGEFEGFVAMVNKAMSAKFERLVASAEQLLKELPWPPAFEKDKFLTPDFTSLDVLTFAGSGIPAGINIPNYDDLRQTEGFKNVSLGNVLAVAYTTQREKLTFLEEDDKDLYIRWKGPSFDVQVGLHELLGHGSGKLFVQDEKGALNFDRETVINPETGEQIQSWYRSGETWDSKFSNIASSYEECRAESVGLYLCLNPQVLEIFGFKGADAEDVIYVNWLNMVRAGLLALEFYTPEASSWRQAHMQARFVILRVLLEAGEGLVTVTPCTGSDGRPDARVRLDRSKIRSVGRPALERFLRRLQVLKSTGDVAGGRALYEGYAAVTDEPPECFLTLRDTVLLRKESRKLIVQPNTRLEGSEVQLLEYEASAAGLIRSFSDRFPEDGPELEEVLTQLAAADARFWKGPSAAPSGQA; the protein is encoded by the exons ATGGCGGACACCCAGTACATCCTGCCCAATGACATCGGCGTGTCTAGCCTGGACTGCCGCGAGGCCTTCCGCCTGCTGTCGCCCACGGAGCGCCTCTACGCCCACCACCTGTCGCGGGCTGCCTGGTACGgaggcctggctgtgctgctgcAGACCTCCCCCGAAGCCCCCTACATCTACGCCCTGCTCAGCCGCCTGTTCCGCGCCCAGGACCCTGACCAGCTGCTGCAGCACGCCCTGGCCGAGGGCCTCACCGAGGAGGAATATCAG GCATTCCTGGTCTATGCGGCAGGGGTCTTCTCCAACATGGGCAACTACAAGTCCTTTGGCGACACCAAGTTTGTTCCCAACCTGCCCAAG GAGAAGCTGGAGCGGGTGATCCTGGGGAGCGAGGCCGCTCAGCAGCGTCCGGAGGAGGTCCGGGGCCTGTGGCAGACCTGCGGGGAGCTCATGTTCTCCCTGGAGCCTCGGCTGCGgcacctggggctggggaaggag GGAATCACCACCTATTTCTCCGGGGACTGCACCATGGAAGACGCCAAACTGGCCCAAGACTTTCTGGACTCACAG AACCTCAGTGCCTACAACACTCGGCTCTTCAAGGAGGTGGACGAGGAAGGGAAGCCCTGCTACGAGGTGCGGCTGGCGTCCGTGCTCAGCACAG AGCCTTCTCCCGACTCGGAAGTGACGTCCAAGCTGAAGAGCTACGAATTCCGGGGCAGCCGTTTCCAGGTGACCCGGGGTGACTACAGCCCCCTTCTGCAGAAGGTGGTGGAGCACCTGGAGAAAGCCAAg GCGTACGCAGCCAACAGCCACCAGGAGCAGATGCTGGCCCAGTACGTGGAAAGCTTCACCCAGGGCTCCATCGAGGCCCACAAGAGGGGCTCCCGCTTCTGGATCCAGGACAAAGGCCCCATCGTGGAGAG TTACATCGGGTTCATCGAGAGCTACCGCGACCCCTTTGGTTCCCGAGGAGAGTTTGAAG GCTTCGTGGCCATGGTGAACAAGGCCATGAGTGCCAAGTTCGAGCGGCTGGTGGCCAGCGCCGAGCAGCTGCTGAAGGAGCTGCCCTGGCCGCCCGCCTTCGAGAAGGACAAGTTCCTCACCCCTGACTTCACCTCCCTGGATGTCCTCACCTTCGCCGGCTCCGGCATCCCTGCCGGCATCAACATCCCCAACT ACGATGACCTGAGGCAGACCGAAGGCTTCAAGAACGTGTCGCTGGGGAACGTGCTGGCCGTGGCCTACACCACGCAGCGGGAGAAGCTCACCTTCCTGGAGGAGGACGACAAG GACCTGTACATCCGCTGGAAGGGGCCCTCCTTCGACGTGCAGGTGGGGCTGCACGAGCTGCTGGGCCACGGCAGCGGCAAGCTCTTCGTGCAG GATGAGAAAGGGGCGCTGAACTTTGACCGGGAGACGGTGATCAACCCCGAGACAGGGGAGCAG ATCCAGAGCTGGTACCGCAGTGGGGAGACCTGGGACAGCAAGTTCAGCAACATCGCCTCCAGCTACGAAGAGTGCCGGGCCGAGAGCGTGGGCCTCTACCTGTGCCTCAACCCTCAAGTGCTGGA gatcTTTGGCTTCAAGGGGGCCGACGCGGAAGACGTGATCTACGTGAACTGGCTCAACATGGTGCGGGCTGGGCTGCTGGCCCTGGAGTTCTACACACCTGAGGCCTCTAGCTGGCGACAG GCCCACATGCAGGCCCGGTTTGTGATCCTGAGGGTCCTGCTGGAGGCTGGCGAGGGACTCGTCACCGTCACGCCCTGCACAGGCTCCGACGGGCGCCCGGACGCCCGGGTCCGCCTGGACCGCAGCAAGATCCGGTCGGTGGGCAGGCCCGCCCTGGAGCGGTTCCTACGGAGACTCCAG GTGCTGAAGTCCACGGGGGATGTGGCGGGCGGGCGAGCCCTGTACGAGGGCTACGCCGCCGTCACCGACGAGCCGCCCGAGTGCTTCCTCACCCTCAGGGACACGGTGCTGCTGCGCAAGGAGTCTCGGAAGCTCATCGTCCAGCCCAACACGCGCCTGGAAG GCTCGGAAGTGCAGCTCCTCGAGTACGAGGCCTCAGCCGCTGGCCTCATCCGCTCCTTCTCCGACCGCTTCCCAGAGGACGGGCCCGAGCTGGAGGAGGTCCTCACCCAGCTGGCCGCTGCCGACGCCCGGTTCTGGAAGGGCCCCAGCGCGGCCCCATCCGGCCAGGCGTGA